Proteins from a genomic interval of Paenibacillus sp. RC334:
- a CDS encoding Ig-like domain-containing protein gives MIKASVLTTQVLNLANPYISAAFASESVSNNATENVSVSDGFVQEASSSSVVSSVYMKAQIDEPPYYTWLSPQASGVSFYENLFMAFSEEVQLGAGHLVVHRQDGSEVGRINVSGGTVTGGDIRFSGQSVVMKLDHLLTDSTDYYVEVSSGMFVDRAGQGNNAIWDKNTWSFRTADATAPKLVRKVSPEGSELSGSSPVAGFMMEFNEPMKWGQGYVRLHEALGGTVVRELRITGAGNSNFMLKGEENIAYIELSGELEEGKSYYLEITSGALTDLAMNPYVGMHTPEDWTFRVRDERPYSIYTYPREYAHTLTPDLGIAFSEEMQLGTGRLVMHRQDGSEVGRINVSGGTVTGGDIRFSGQSVVMKLDHPLTDSTDYYVEVSSGMFVDRAGQGNNAIWDKNTWSFRTADVTAPKLVRKVSPEGSELSGSGPVAGFMMEFNEPMKWGQGYVRLHEALGGTVVRELRITGAGNSNFMLKGEENIAYIELSGELEEGKSYYLEITSGALTDLAMNPYVGMHTPEDWTFRVRDERPYSIYTYPREYAHTLTPDLGIAFSEEMQLGTGRLVMHRQDGSEVGRINVSGGTVTGGDIRFSGQSVVMKLDHLLTDSTDYYVEVSSGMFVDRAGQGNNAIWDKNTWSFRTADVTAPKLVRKVSPEGSELSGSSPVAGFMMEFNEPMKWGQGYVRLHEALGGTVVRELRITGAGNSNFMLKGEENIAYIELSGELEEGKSYYLEITSGALTDLAMNPYVGMHTPEDWTFRVRDERPRRSKDKETSDQDTSSAASPTENKTGVVIADAKTASDKSSTIQLIGLNDGDAGQALNVTNVDQKELVVDASGYSEAAKVSIPSAFLQQYAKENTNLPISIRTAAAQFTLSTELIDKLVALYPEDSLTVEISSLTGENGAQVRQAIADTGLAGVVVNPVDFKLMAGNQEITEFFGHYVERKLILDHEVDPEHVAAVWFDPKTGALSSVPVLIRNVNGQTEAIIKSNHNSIYAVVSADKKFKDLENHWAQKDVEMLANKLIVKGVQPDIFEPNRAVTRAEFVALLVRGLGMQEKPLTEHFTDVKENAWYAGSVGAAMEAGLIRGYGNRSFGPEKLITREEIVVITEKAAHYAQILNAGPASEKYKEIYSDASAVSPWAQEAMAKATEQGLIKGVSPGLLAPKQQATRVEATSILKRFLQLIKFTN, from the coding sequence ATGATTAAGGCAAGTGTACTGACAACACAGGTACTCAACCTGGCAAACCCTTATATTTCAGCGGCGTTTGCATCAGAGAGTGTAAGCAACAACGCGACGGAGAATGTATCCGTTTCTGACGGGTTCGTCCAAGAAGCTTCTTCATCCAGCGTGGTTTCATCGGTCTATATGAAGGCGCAAATAGACGAGCCCCCATACTATACATGGCTTTCACCTCAGGCAAGCGGCGTTTCTTTTTATGAAAATCTGTTTATGGCATTCAGTGAAGAGGTGCAACTGGGAGCAGGCCATCTGGTGGTGCATCGGCAGGATGGGAGCGAAGTGGGAAGAATAAACGTAAGCGGAGGAACGGTTACAGGGGGAGATATACGTTTCAGTGGCCAAAGTGTGGTGATGAAACTGGATCACCTGCTGACGGATAGTACAGACTACTATGTAGAGGTCAGCTCGGGGATGTTTGTAGACCGTGCAGGCCAGGGAAACAATGCAATTTGGGACAAGAACACGTGGAGCTTCCGGACAGCAGACGCCACAGCGCCGAAGCTGGTAAGGAAAGTATCACCGGAAGGTTCAGAGCTAAGTGGATCGAGCCCAGTTGCAGGCTTTATGATGGAGTTTAATGAGCCGATGAAGTGGGGCCAGGGGTATGTAAGGCTGCACGAAGCCTTGGGAGGAACCGTGGTACGAGAGCTGCGGATAACCGGAGCCGGGAATTCGAATTTTATGCTAAAAGGCGAGGAAAATATAGCGTACATTGAGCTATCAGGTGAACTGGAGGAAGGAAAGTCGTATTATCTGGAAATCACCTCGGGAGCGCTGACGGATTTGGCGATGAACCCGTATGTGGGGATGCATACACCGGAGGATTGGACGTTCCGCGTACGAGATGAGCGCCCATATTCTATCTATACATATCCCCGTGAATATGCACATACGCTCACGCCGGATTTGGGAATAGCCTTTAGCGAAGAAATGCAACTGGGCACAGGCCGTCTTGTCATGCATCGGCAGGATGGGAGCGAAGTGGGAAGAATAAACGTAAGCGGAGGAACGGTTACAGGGGGAGATATACGTTTCAGTGGCCAAAGTGTGGTGATGAAACTGGATCACCCGCTGACGGATAGTACGGACTACTATGTAGAGGTTAGCTCGGGGATGTTTGTGGACCGTGCAGGCCAGGGAAACAATGCAATTTGGGACAAGAACACGTGGAGCTTCCGGACAGCAGACGTCACAGCGCCGAAGCTGGTAAGGAAAGTATCACCGGAAGGTTCAGAGCTAAGTGGATCGGGCCCAGTTGCAGGCTTTATGATGGAGTTTAATGAGCCGATGAAGTGGGGCCAGGGGTATGTAAGGCTGCACGAAGCCTTGGGAGGAACCGTGGTACGAGAGCTGCGGATAACCGGAGCCGGGAATTCGAATTTTATGCTAAAAGGCGAGGAAAATATAGCGTACATTGAGCTATCAGGTGAACTGGAGGAAGGAAAGTCGTATTATCTGGAAATCACCTCGGGAGCGCTGACGGATTTGGCGATGAACCCGTATGTGGGGATGCATACACCGGAGGATTGGACGTTCCGCGTACGAGATGAGCGCCCATATTCTATCTATACATATCCCCGTGAATATGCACATACGCTCACGCCGGATTTGGGAATAGCCTTTAGCGAAGAAATGCAACTGGGCACAGGCCGTCTTGTCATGCATCGGCAGGATGGGAGCGAAGTGGGAAGAATAAACGTAAGCGGAGGAACGGTTACAGGGGGAGATATACGTTTCAGTGGCCAAAGTGTGGTGATGAAACTGGATCACCTGCTGACGGATAGTACAGACTACTATGTAGAGGTCAGCTCGGGGATGTTTGTAGACCGTGCAGGCCAGGGAAACAATGCAATTTGGGACAAGAACACGTGGAGCTTCCGGACAGCAGACGTCACAGCGCCGAAGCTGGTAAGGAAAGTATCACCGGAAGGTTCAGAGCTAAGTGGATCGAGCCCAGTTGCAGGCTTTATGATGGAGTTTAATGAGCCGATGAAGTGGGGCCAGGGGTATGTAAGGCTGCACGAAGCCTTGGGAGGAACCGTGGTACGAGAGCTGCGGATAACCGGAGCCGGGAATTCGAATTTTATGCTAAAAGGCGAGGAAAATATAGCGTACATTGAGCTATCAGGTGAACTGGAGGAAGGAAAGTCCTACTATCTGGAAATTACCTCAGGAGCGCTGACGGATTTGGCGATGAACCCGTATGTGGGGATGCATACACCGGAGGATTGGACGTTCCGCGTACGAGATGAGCGCCCACGTCGTTCTAAGGATAAAGAAACGTCTGATCAGGATACTTCGTCTGCTGCTTCCCCAACAGAGAACAAGACTGGTGTTGTAATAGCAGACGCTAAGACAGCATCCGATAAGAGCAGTACTATTCAACTTATCGGTTTGAATGATGGAGACGCGGGTCAAGCTCTAAATGTTACAAATGTTGACCAGAAAGAACTGGTGGTGGATGCTTCTGGCTATAGTGAAGCAGCAAAAGTGAGTATACCTTCCGCCTTTTTACAACAATACGCGAAAGAAAACACAAATCTGCCGATTAGCATACGAACAGCAGCAGCCCAGTTTACTCTTTCTACTGAACTGATCGACAAATTAGTCGCATTATATCCAGAAGATAGTCTGACAGTTGAAATTTCGTCTTTGACAGGCGAAAACGGTGCACAAGTAAGACAAGCTATTGCTGACACGGGTTTAGCAGGTGTTGTGGTAAACCCGGTTGATTTCAAGCTTATGGCCGGAAATCAAGAGATCACTGAATTTTTCGGGCACTACGTGGAACGGAAGTTAATTCTGGATCATGAAGTTGATCCTGAGCACGTAGCGGCCGTATGGTTCGATCCTAAAACAGGCGCGTTATCGTCAGTTCCCGTGTTGATTCGGAATGTGAATGGCCAAACAGAGGCAATCATCAAATCAAATCATAACAGTATTTATGCTGTAGTATCAGCAGACAAAAAGTTTAAGGATCTGGAGAATCATTGGGCGCAAAAAGATGTGGAGATGTTAGCAAACAAGCTGATTGTCAAAGGTGTCCAGCCTGATATTTTTGAGCCGAATCGAGCTGTAACAAGAGCTGAATTTGTGGCATTGCTTGTGCGTGGGCTCGGTATGCAGGAAAAGCCGTTAACGGAACATTTTACGGATGTGAAAGAAAACGCCTGGTATGCTGGTAGTGTGGGAGCTGCAATGGAAGCCGGCCTGATCCGTGGTTACGGGAATCGGTCATTTGGACCAGAAAAATTGATTACCCGTGAGGAGATCGTGGTTATTACCGAAAAGGCAGCACATTATGCCCAAATTCTGAATGCTGGCCCTGCTAGTGAGAAATATAAAGAGATATACAGCGATGCATCCGCTGTTTCTCCTTGGGCTCAAGAGGCTATGGCGAAGGCTACAGAGCAAGGCTTAATTAAAGGCGTCTCCCCCGGCTTGCTTGCCCCTAAACAGCAGGCGACCCGGGTGGAAGCGACTTCCATACTGAAACGGTTTTTGCAACTCATTAAATTC